Below is a genomic region from Flammeovirgaceae bacterium SG7u.111.
ACTCGTGTATCTTCTACCGCACCTATCTCACCCGGATTGGTGAAAAAAGGTGTGTAGTGATACAAACTGAAATTTGGCTCTTGCGCCTGAGCCGAACTGGCCAATAGCAGGCATCCTACTATTATCGGCAGCAGCCTTTTTATCGATTTCTTGTTCATTTTAATGATGTCTTTAAAATTGGATTTATTATCTAGCTAACCTAATAGTGCCTTTGGTTTTCCCACCTACGGTAATAGGTGTGCCCGTGGTAAATTCGCCTTTCAACACCCAGATGTACACACCTTGCGGTTGCTTCGTACCATTGGTAGTTCCATCCCAGCCTATTTCCGAAAGCTCATCCAAACTTTCCGACCTGTACACCTCGTTTCCATCTCTATCGAAAATACTCAGGGTGATAGTGGAGATATTTCCCCCTCCTCTCAGTACAAATTGGTCGTTTGTTAGGTCGCCGTTCGGGCTAAACAAGGTTGGCAAGAACAGCTCGCCAGAAGTCACCTCAAAAGTGTGGGTTACGTCGGCTGCAACTGTATAAAACTCGTTGCCAGCTTGGCTAGCCGTTACCGTTACTGTTCCCGTTCCTTCAATGGTCAGTTCGCTGCCATTGAGCGTGGCAACATCAGAAGAAGGGCTCGTGCTAAGCGTATAAGTTACCGGCAATCCCGAATCGCCTCCTGTTGCCTCCAATTGGATAACCTGGCCTCCGAAAGTCAGATCGGGCAAAGCAGAGAAGGTGATCGTTTGTACTATTTTTTCAACAGTCAATGTTGCTTTTAGCTCTACGCTAGCACAATTAGAGTTCGGGTCAACAGTGGCTATTACCTCATAAGTCCCCGGTGCAGTATGCCCATTGTTTTGGTACGAAACTGTCGCCCCCGAAGGCAAGCCAGAAACTGCAAGACTGTGTTCAGAACCATTGTAAGTAACCGTAGCGTCTTCAAACGTCACGTTTGCAATGGAAGAAGCTTCTACCGTGATATTTTGTGTTTGTGTAGAAGTATTCCCGCTTTCGTCTTCATAGGTCCAAGTGATGACCGTTGTGCCTGCCGTGGTGATGGGGAAAGTAACATCGTTGGTTACCGTTACCTTTCCACTGCTATTATCCGTAGCAGTAGGGGTGGGAACATCCGCAGTCGTTACTTCACAATTCATCGTAATAGCCGATAGGCTTGCCACATCAGGTGTAGGAGCAATTTTATCTTGAATGGTCACATCTACTTCCCCACTAACATTGGTTCCATCGCTTACTGTCAACGATAAGGTATATACCGATGCTGTTGCAAAATCTAAGGCTGAGACATCTTGAATGGTTACCTCACCAGTTGTAGGGTTGATGGCAAATACATTTCCTCTATTGCCGCTTATGATTGTCCAGTTGGAGAAGGTGGTTCCTGCATCTATATCTGTTGCTGCCACCGTTCCTACCGAAGTTCCGTTGCTTATAGAAGTTGGCAGATCGAAGTTTTGGCTAGCCGTGATTGCTGGGATATCATTTACCGGGTCCACCGTCACGATCATGTCCACGGAAGCGGTCGTCTCCGTGCCGTCTGTCACCTTGACGGGGACGGTCAGCGTGCCGTGGAAGTTGGCTGCCGGCGTGATCGTAGAATCCGAGACCGTATAGTTTGCACCCGATTCTACTATCAAATAGAGGTTGTCGCCGTCAACATCATCAGCATCGGTCATTGCCATACCTAGTTGCAAGCTGTTGTCCTCGTCGAGGCTCTGTGCGCTTGCCGAAGCCAAGGTCGGAGCGTCGTTCACCGGGTTCACCGCCACTGTCATGTCCACGGAAGCGGTCGTCTCCGTGCCGTCTGTCACCTTGACGGGGACGGTCAGCGTGCCGTGGAAGTTGGCTGCCGGCGTGATCGTAGAATCCGAGACCGTATAGTTTGCACCCGATTCTACTATCAAATAGAGGTTGTCGCCGTCAACATCATCAGCATCGGTCATTGCCATACCTAGTTGCAAGCTGTTGTCCTCGTCGAGGCTCTGTGCGCTTGCCGAAGCCAAGGTCGGAGCGTCGTTCACCGGGTTCACCGCCACTGTCATGTCCACGGAAGCGGTCGTCTCCGTGCCGTCTGTCACCTTGACGGGGACGGTCAGCGTGCCGTGGAAGTTGGCTGCCGGCGTGATCGTAGAATCCGAGACCGTATAGTTTGCACCCGATTCTACTATCAAATAAAGTGCATCGTCTTCTATGTCTGCAGCGTTCGTCATCGCAACACCTAGTTGAAGACTGTTGTCCTCGTCCACGCTTTGTGCTGTTGCAGAAGTGAGGCTCGGTACATCATTCACCGAATTCACCGTCACGATCATGTCCACCGAAGAGGTCGTATCCGTGCCGTCCGTGACCTTCACGGGTACGGTCAGCGTGCCGTTGAAATTAACCGTTGGCGTAATAGAAGAATCTGAGACCGTATAGTTTGCACCCGATTCTACTATCAAATAGAGGTTGTCACCATCGACATCAGAAGCATCCGTCATCGCAACACCAAACTGGAGGCTGTTGTCCTCGTCTACGCTTTGGGCGGTTGCGGTAGAAAGTGTTGGCGCATCATTTTCATTGGTTACTGTGATTACTATTGGAATGATTACATCGCCTCCAAACACCTCATCGGTAAGGGTATCATTAAGGTTTAATATGTTTGAACCTCCATTATTAGCGATGATATCTTCAAAATCTACATCCGCTCTAGTGGTAACCTCTAAAGTAACTGGATTAATTACAAAATGGTCCCCAATATTTGGGTTAGCCGAGATAAAAATCCCTGATCCATTATCCACAGAAATCGTACCTACACTAGTTCCTATAGCTACATTTTCAGCTACTGTAAGACTTGCTGTGACTGCTGGGGCAGTTGCTGGAATTACTTTACCTAAAAATACATTGTCGATACTAATTCCATCGGTATTTACTGGGAAATTATCGTTTTGTGAAAACCTAAGTTGACAAGTACTTGTAAAATTTAATGCGTTATCTCTTAAAATCTGATCTATATCAATACCTTGAACATCGGTCCAACTTCCGTTATTGCTATTTGTAGCAAAATCATAAATTTCAATAAAAGGATCACTTTCATTGGTTCTAAACTCAACGACATCTCTAACATCTCCTTCGTCCCCATGATCATACCAAGAAAAGTATAACCGAATATCATCTGCAGGATTGTTTATATCAAAACTGCTTAAATCTAAGTTTACTGTAACTTCATTAAAACTGTTACCTCCTGGATTATCCAATGTTACCATTTGTCTACTATTTCTAGTATAATCATTACGGACAGAAAATCTGCCACCAGAAGTGACTTGATCATATTCCCAACCTATTAAACCGTCAAAATAGAATCGATCTTCCTGAACAGTTAATAAAACAGATCCTGTACCTGTAGTAACAATACTTTCAAAATCTTCACTTAGAGGTGCTGTAACTCTAGACCTATTACCAATTATGAAAACAATTGAGTCGTTAGAAGCATCTGCATCGCTAGTTACCTTGCTAGTAACTGTAAGTTTATAATTTCCATCCTTAGAAAAATCAAAATTATCTGGGAAGGTAAAATTAGTACTTGTTCCTGGCAGTACGTTTGCCAGTACGGTGCCTGAAGAAGTACCTAATAGTGTTCCATTGAAAGTTACCGATAAAGTCAACGGTATATTAGTTAACGGAACAGTTCCCATATTGCTTACTTCTACTTCTACAATAGTAGTTGTAATGTCAAATTGAGTAACTGGAGAAATAACTTGTGATATACTGGCATCTATCTCATCATACTGAATACTAAATTGAAGTGCCGTGTCATTATTATTACCCGCTAAATCTTGGGAAACCCCTGAAGCTATATCTACCGTTACATTACTTCCTGTAGGGTTAATATCAGCTGTAAAAACTATATTATCTGTAGTATTAAAATTGGTAGCTGTCCCATTACCCACCGTAATATCACCTACTACAAAACCAGAAACTTCCTCGCTGAACGTAATTGTTACTGGGATAGGATTGTCGCTTGTTGGGTTGCTGGAGGTTGTAGATAAGGATACCGTTGGGGCTACAGTCTCCTTTGTCTCGGTATCTGTTGTTGCACTGCCCGTGTTCCCGTTTACATCTGTCAGGGTCACGCTCAGGGAGATCGTGCCATCAGCTAGGCCAGTTAGGTCTAAGCCCGTGATCTGGTCGGTAGCTGTCGCTATCGTCCCGCTGCCCGTGACCGAGCCTGCGCCGCCACTACTTGTAAAAGTATAGTTGTAGGTAGCCCCAATCTCTGCTCCTGCAAAGGTGAAACTCATTACATCATCATTGTTGGCATTAATAACCGATTGATCAATAGTTACTAAATAGCCGGAAGGAGCCGTATTATCTACTACAAAAGTATTGTTGTTCGTTCCTGTCGGGGTCAAGTTAACCAGTGCATTGCCAGATGCATCTGCAATGTCTTGTCCTCCGGCAAAGCCTAAGGTCACTGTTGCAGTCAAACCTGCCAGGTCTCCGCCCGAAGCCGTCACACGATAAACATTCCCGCTTGGGTTTGTGACCGATGCAATCGTCCCTGTCGTTCCTGTCACAGTGAAATCTGTTGCGTCCACATTGGCTACCGCTCCATCAAAAGTCACGTCCCAAACCAAAGCATCTGAATTCGTTGGGCTTGTAGTTGGGCTTTGACGTGCAATACTGCTAATTAAAGGAGCAACATTATCAACAACAGTAATTGAAAAAACTTCTGCAAAATCATCAGTTCCATCATTGGTGTTGATTCTTACACTGTATGAACCTGCCGTAAGTGCCGATGATGTTCTTATGGTATTACCACTAATATTAAAACTTCCATTATTAGTATCACCTGTTCCACTTACTAAGGAGTATGTATGCGAATCCCCTGCATCGGCATCAGTAGTAGTTAATGTTCCAACTGTCACGTTAACTCCTGTAGCGGTCTGGTTAATAGAGTTATTGGATAATGAGATGTCTGTGGGAACTGCGTTGGAAGCTCCAACTATATCGATTTCGAAAAGCAAGTCAAGTGTACTCTGAGCACCCCCTGCAAAATATAATATTCCGCCAGTATAACTTGGCGAATTGGACTGGTCATAATGTAACTCTGCCGTTGAGAGATCAAATGTGTAGGTCTGTCCGGATGTCAGCGTAATACCTTCTCCAGAGAAATCAAATTCTGAATAGTCAGTGTATAATGCTGGAATTACTCCTGTTGCCTGGGTTATGCTTTGGCTAGTTAAGGATCCTAAGACGGAGCCTGCAAACCCATCCCCTTCATAAATAGTCACGGTAATACCTGAGACATTGTTTGAAGCAACTACCCTGAGTGCATCCAGTGTCCCGGTGCAGGTAGCCTGAAAACTTTGACTCCATCGGGACGAACCACCAGCTTGAGGAAGGCTTATATCAGTATTGGCAGGAGTACATTGGGAAAACCCTTCGTTGACTAGTATAAATGATGAAATTATCCAGAAGGAAACTAATCCATAAAATTGCTTTTTCATTTTTTTTATCGTTATCATTTATATAATAATCTTAGATTTCTTAATTGATGGATTTTGATTTTGTAATCCAAACTTTTCATCCTGACGAATCCCCAAAGCAGCAAGTTTATTACCTGATAATATTGCTTCCTGACTTCTAATAATATTTATTTTTAAAAACTTATAATCACTGCATAACACAAACAACCCCTCTATCTGACTCGCATGTACAATGCTTCCCGGCCTCAGTATTGTAGCATCAGCCATGGTGGCAGGACTTACTTCTAAAACTCGTACGATTGCATTTCTAAAATAGGTAATCGCTCCTCCATATACTGGGTTTGATGCATTTACCAATGCCTCAATCTGATCCGCTGTTTGGTTTTGCCAGTCAATTGTCAACTCTTCCTGTGTAGGTCTTTTTTTAAGGATTACATTATGTACTGTGGTAGGTCTTTCGTTCCTCTTTCGTTCCTCTTTAATTTCTCCAATAGAGGCCCCCTCATGTTGGCAGACAATTGGCTGAGTCTACTACCTAGCAGTCCATAATTTTCTCCTGGATAAATCGCAGATTGTTCTCTGTGAATCACTGGTCCAGAATCCATCGTCTCAATCATCTGTTGCACAGTGATCGTTGCTGTTCTTTCTTCATTTTTAATCATCCAAAACAAAGGGTCTGATCCTCCATAAGTTGGTATTGGACCGAAATGGATGTTTAAAGGTCCTTTTTTAGGTGTACATATAACGTTCTCTGGGATTTTAAATGGAAAAGTAAGACATATCGCCAAATCAGGATTTAGTTCCTGCAACCATGGAATAAGGTCTGCTGAGAGGTTTTCTTTGGAGACTTGAAAAATTGGTATGTTATTGTTGCCATATGATCCTCGTCTCGATCTGTAGTAGGAGGGAGAACCTATAGCTGATAGAGAACTGACTGAAAGTGTCAGTTGGAAGCATGCGGTACCAATAGATTTTAGGAAATTATTCTTCATATTTTTAATATTAGGATCGATCCTAATTTGTTTAAAGCGGTTAGTTGGTTTTGTTTTGGTGCTATGACACTAGCAGCTGTGTCAGCGGTGTCAGACCAAAAGACCATTTCGCTATATTTCTGAAATAAATCGGGGGGCAATATGCTTCTCCTCGACCTGAACTCTACTTTCTTCTTTACGGCATGGAGTCCTTTCACCCCGATGTTCTCGTCAAACTCGTCGTGGGTAAACTCTACATTGTTGAAATCATGGTCAAACTAAGCTTCCCCAATGAACTGGTACATAAGCTTCATGGTCTTTTCGGGATGCGAGGCTAGCAAGTCATAATCTATCAAAAGGAGCTTGTCTGAATATTCGCCATAGTAGGCCTCTTTGAGGGCGGTCCAAGCTGCCCCTACAATCCCCCCGTTCACCATACTCTCGCACCATGAATAAACCGTGTGCCGGTTTCCCGGGCTGAACATCTTGCTGTAGTTAAAGGGGTTTTTCCTATACACTTTCTCAAAGCTGTCCATTACCCAAGCAGGGTTTCGTACACAGCAGATCACCTTGAAGTCGCCGAACAACTCTACCAACTGGTGTAGCTTAGAAGTCCACATTCGGTTGGTATCGAAGATAATATCATGCTGAAGTTTATCTTCGTAATACGCATTGAATACGGCATTGCACATGTTTTTGCGTTTCTGGTCATCAAAGAAACTATAAAACTCACTTCCTGCGCCTATTTGCTCTAGCACACCATTTATAAGAGAGCCTGCCGGACTGCTCATACTCGCATGAAAGCGTGGGTTTTGGCATAGGATACTTGATAATAAGGTGGAGCCCGAACGTGGCATTCCTGAAATAAAATGGACTTTCTGCATGATATTGAATTTCAAAAAGTGTTAGATGATTCAAGTAGTTGGTGTATCGTTATTGATGAAAATCTAGCGCTTTTGTGAAAAAAAAACACAATGTTGAAATAGGTTTAAAGGAGCTAAACCGCATGTAAATAGTTAGTGGAAATCTTCAGTAAAGGGGCGGGTTATCTGCTTGAAAAAAGCTGTTGGGGAAGGGTTTTCTGTTGATTCAATTGCCTGGTTCATGTGCAGTAGTAATTTTTATCAATAGTTTTTTTCTTGTGAGCAAAACGATATTTTTCAGTTTTATTGAGAAAAGATTGTATTATCTTATCAAATAATTATAAAAACAATTTTATTAAAGTTTTTTTCTTTGTTAAAAGAATTTTGTTTCAAAACTTATTTCCTGTTCAAGCCTGTTTGCTTTTGCCGTTAACCTGCATATCTTCTTAGTAGAAAAAATATTTCTCCCAATAGCTTGCACATGAAGGCAAAAGGTTATAAGATTTGGAAAAAAAGAAGTAGAACCTTTTTCTAAAATAACACATGGAAATAGTAGGACTGATTCCGGCGGGAGGGCAAGCTAGGCGTTTGCAACCACTGCCTTGTAGCAAAGAGCTGATGCCCATAGGCTTTCGCCAAATGCCCGATGGCAGCAAAAAGCCGAAGGTGGTGGCTCAAGTACTGCTAGATAAATATGCCGCAGCGGGTGCTAGCAAGGTGTTTTTTGTGCTGAGAGATGGTAAATGGGATATTCCCCAGTACTTTGGGAATGGAAAAAACTACAGAATGGATTTTGCCTATCTCCTCATGGACGAACCCCATGGTGTGCCTTACACCATTGACCAAGCTTATTCTTTTATCAATAGAAGAAAAGTTTTGCTCGGCTTTCCCGACATCCTTTTTGAGCCTAAAGATGCTTATTCTAGGCTAGACAGCGTGCAGTTTGGAACTGGTGCAGACCTTGTAGTTGGTGGCTTTGAGTTAAGCAGCAAAGAGCAAGCAGCCAAATGTGACATGATTGACTTTGATAACGATGGAAATTTGACCGATATAGTCATCAAGCCAAAGAGCACCAACCTAACGTATAGTTGGATCATTGCCCTTTGGACGCCAGTTTTTACCGAATTTATGCACGGTTTTCTGAAAAAGGAGTTAGAAGATAGAGAAGAAGGTTCGAAAGAGATTTATTTGGGGGAAGTATTCAAAGAGGCGATAAAAGCGGGGCTAACCATCAAAACCTGTTTGTTCCCCAACGAAACCTTTAAAGATATAGGGACTTCCAACGAACTTTCGGAAGCATGGAAAGGACATGACTATTAAGCGTAAGCGAATAAAATGGCACTTGTAACCCTTACCTCAGACTTTGGCTTGAAGGATTATTATGCAGCAGCGTTAAAAGCTGCCCTGCTCTCCTCGTGTCCATTGCAAAATATGGTTGATATCAGCCATGAGGTCAGTAGTTGCAACATTGCCGAAGCGGCTTTCACCCTCCGTTCTGTTTATCAAGACTTTCCCCTTGGCACTATTCACCTTGTAGCCGTTGGCTCGGCTATGACCCAGCAACATGTGTTGGCTTTTCACAAAGGGCATTTTTTCATTGGGCCCGACAACGGGATTTTAAGCTTGGTTTTCAATGGCCAACAACCAGAAATGCTACTGAGTTTGAATACTGCCGATATGCCAGGGCAAACTTTTCCTGCCAAACACATCTATGCTCCCATAGTTTGCTTACTGCTCGACGATGAGGCGCCCGAAAGTTTGGGAAGCCCCCTTGATCAGCTTCAGCAACGTATAGAATTGACCCCTAGGCTTGAGGCAGACAGAATAAAAGGACACGTAATTCATGTGGACCATTATGGCAACCTTATTTCCAACATCAGCCGAGAAGATTTTGAAAAAGTGCATGCCAACCGCAAGTATCGGATTACGTTTGAATACGAGCGGCACACACGCGTAGACGAAAACTACCATAGTCGAGATTTTGGAGACTGTGTGGCATTTTTCAATAGCAACAATCTCCTAGAAATTGCCATTAACCAAGGCAATGCTTCCGAACTGCTGGGTATGAAGCGGGAAAGCCCTGTTACCATCGAGTTCAAGAACTAGTTTTTCTAAGAAGAATTAAAATACTTTTCTCAAAAAAAAATCAATTTCTTGTCATATTTTCCCAAGGCTTGTCACTAACCATAATAGAGACCCGAAAATCTATTATTGAAAGCAAAACCAGAAAAATGGACAAGTCACCAGAAATGAATAGAATTCTGACACGGATTCAGATCATAAGCAGCATCGTTTGGGCTGCTTTACTCCTAGTTTGCTCCCAAGTACTGCGAGAGTCATTTAAAGAAACCAGCTTAATACTCACTTGTGGATTCTTTATTGAGTTTTTACTTATAAGTTCGTCTAAAAACCTTGTAAAAATCTCACCCACAAAGAAGTATAATTAGCATATGGAAGAAAGCTTTGAGAAAGTGCTTGACGACAACAAGCTCAAGATTTACCGAATGTGCAGAATATACGCAGCTATCCCACTCGAACCTCAAGACCTTTTTCAAGAAGTTGTATTTCAGCTTTGGAAATCCTTTTCAAGTTTCAAAGGGAATTCATCTATCGATACGTGGGTGTATAAGGTTGCCCTGAATGTTTGCCTGCGCTCCAAGGTGAAAATGGATAAAAGCAATAATAAAACCGAGCGGTTTGAGTCGATCAACTTTATACCAGTAGAAAACGATAATAACGCCTCCGAAGATGAGAAATTTTCAACTTTTGAAGGAGTGCATTACTACATTAAATGAAAGCGATGCCTCCATTATCACACTCTATCTGGAAGACTTGCCCTACAAAAAAATTGCACTGATCACGGGGCTTTCCGAAAATCATATTGCTGTAAAAATGAAGAGAATAAGGCAAAAACTCTTCGCTTGTATCACTCCAAAAATCAATTAATATGCAAGAACAAGATTTGAGAAGCATCTGGAACAGTTCTTCTTCAAGTGTGCAAATTTCAATTGAACACGCTCAATTAGCGGAAGAATTGAATGGAAAACTGAGCAGTATCCATAATAAGATTCAAAAAAGAGACCTTTGGGAGATATTGGCATCTGTTCTTGGAATACTTATTTATAGCTGCTTTTTATATTTCTTTTCTCCTCCCTTACAAAAAATTGCTTGTGCCCTTACAATCGTTTGGTTTGTTTTTATCATTTATAGGTTCTACAAATCAAAAAAACAAGCAGTAAAACCTAACTTTACAATGCCACTTACCGAGCAACTAATGCAACAAAAAACTATACTGATCTCTCAGATGAAACTGTTGGGAACAGTAGCCTATTGGTATGTCTTACCTCCATTGCTTTTTAATACATTATTCATTTTTGGTTCAGACGATTTTTCAGAGTACAACTGGGGAAATGGTATGGCCGACAAGGTATTCATATTAGTATTAATAGGAATTAAAATAATGATTTTGGCTATAATCAGCGCTTTTTGCATCTATATTGTTCGTATGAACAAAAGAGCTGCAAACGATTTACAGCCTTTCGTAGATAATATTGAAAGGCTTCAAGAGCAATTGGAAATGGATAAATAAGTTTATTGGACTCTTTTTTACTAAAAAATTCCTATCAGAGACCCCTGCCAAATCCTTGTAGATTATCCCTATATTTGCCCGCCCAATGCCTATTTGCCGCCTGTAAGGTTTTGTGTGCAAAACACATCTTTTTGGAAGGGTGGTGTTCAAAATGGGAAAAATCGAATAGATGATTCCCGAAACTTAAACCGTAACACTTGGTTGAGGGGATAAAGAGTTTAATTAAATCTAAGAATAGAATGGCCGTATTACCATACAAAGGAGAAGATGCTGGGAAAAAGCAGCAAGTAGCAAAAATGTTTAACAGCATCGCTGGCAAATATGATTTTCTAAATCACTTCCTTAGCCTAGGGATTGATATACGCTGGCGCAAAAAAGCCATAGGATATTTGAAGGAACAGCAACCTGAGTCTATCTTGGATGTAGCAACTGGAACTGGCGACTTGGCAATTGAGGCACTATCTTTGAAGCCTAAGAAGATAGTTGGGGTGGATATCTCCGAAGGGATGCTCGAAGTGGGCAAAAAGAAAATTGCCAAAATGGGGGTCGATAATGTGATCGAACTCCACGTAGGCGACTCAGAAAACCTTCAATTTCCCGACAAAACTTTTGATGCAGTGATGGTCGCTTTCGGTGTAAGAAATTTCGAAAATCTGGAAAAAGGCCTTGCCGATATCAAAAGAGTATTAAAAGACGACGGCACTTTGGTGGTGCTCGAATTTTCTAAACCTCAAAAATTTCCATTTAAGCAGATATACAACTTTTACTTCAAATTCATCTTACCGGTTATTGGAAAAGTAGTCTCAAAAGACAATGCGGCATATACTTATTTGCCGGAGTCTGTGTCTGAGTTTCCATATGGTAAATCGTTTTTGGGTATTTTAAATAAGTTGGGCTATAAATCGACGCAATGCAAAGAATTAACTTTTGGAATAAGCTCTATTTACATTGGCAAAAAATAGCTGTTTTTGCCCTATTGGCAACACTTAGCACAGGTGCTTTTGCCCAAGAAGCAACAAATATCAGGCTTCTTGATTTTGACAAGAAAAAAATCCACTATGGCTTTCAGCTAGGACTTTTTACCACAAACCTTAATGTCAAACACTCACAGCACTTTGTTGATGGGCTAGACAGCACAGTGGCAGTTATCCCAAATAGAACGTACAGTTTCTCACTGGGCTTTGTAGTCAACTTTGCCCTCCAAGATGAGCTGTGGGACTTGAGGCTGCTGCCTAATGTTTCTTTCTACAACCATTCGGTTACGTTCGATTATCCCGAATCGAGCAAAACAGAGTTGATAGAAAAGCCAACTACTTTCTTGGAACTGCCCGTATTGTTAAAATACACCTCTATCAGAAGGAAAAACCACCGTTTTTACCTACTAGGTGGGTTTACAGGAGGCATAGGTGTTGGAGGAAAAAAAGGTGCTGAAGGAACAGAAAGCCTTTCCTTAAATAACATGTTACTTGATGTGACCTATGGTGTTGGGCTTAGTGGGTACATGCAGTTATTTCACTTTGCTCCCGAAATTCGGTTTTCACATGGGCTAATAAATATGCACTCTCCTCAGGATAATATTTTTTCAAATAATATTGATAGAATAACAACTCACAAAGTGTCTTTTATTCTCAATTTTGAAGGGTAGAAAAGAATAACTTTTATTAGAAGAAATTAAGCCCATGACCTAGATTTGCCATGGGCTTTTTTATGACCTTCTTCTTCTAATAGGACCAGTCCTTTTTCCAAGTATCTATTATATCGAAAGATACCTTAAACCCGGTATTTGCCCCAGCTTTGCTAGATTCAGACAGTACGCCATATACGCCAAGCCTCAGCCTTCTTCTTGCTCCGAGTTTGAAAACCCGTTCTACACCTGCAAAAATTTCTTCGTGCCTAAAATTACTTTGCTGTACCCACAAAGCTCCTGCTCCTGCTACAGCCCTCAATTGCAGTTTTTTTACAAGTGGAATATTATTGACCAGCGCTCCATTAAAATGGTGAATATGATGGGCTTCTAAAAATAAGCCATTTGCTACCATTGAGGTGTCCAATAATTGAAAAGAATGCAGCGGATTTGAGTAAAGAATAGGATCTGATTGCCTAAACCGTTTGAGATCGATATACTCTAACCCTTTGGTGTTTAAAAATTTCCCAGCTTGTAGGGTGTAGTTCGAATTTCCCAACATGCCGAAAATGATATTTTGTGAGATGCCAGCTTCTACATAATCGAAATCAATATCACTACCTGCTATTCCATTCCACCCTTTTCTGTACAGCATACTAAAAGTGGGAAATTTGCTGCCCAATACTACTTTCTGATGAGGCTCTGTAGTATATCTTTGAAAGGGGGTGTATGAAAATTTAAGGTCAGTGATAAGTGCTTGATAACCCTCAAACTTGATAG
It encodes:
- a CDS encoding tandem-95 repeat protein — protein: MKKQFYGLVSFWIISSFILVNEGFSQCTPANTDISLPQAGGSSRWSQSFQATCTGTLDALRVVASNNVSGITVTIYEGDGFAGSVLGSLTSQSITQATGVIPALYTDYSEFDFSGEGITLTSGQTYTFDLSTAELHYDQSNSPSYTGGILYFAGGAQSTLDLLFEIDIVGASNAVPTDISLSNNSINQTATGVNVTVGTLTTTDADAGDSHTYSLVSGTGDTNNGSFNISGNTIRTSSALTAGSYSVRINTNDGTDDFAEVFSITVVDNVAPLISSIARQSPTTSPTNSDALVWDVTFDGAVANVDATDFTVTGTTGTIASVTNPSGNVYRVTASGGDLAGLTATVTLGFAGGQDIADASGNALVNLTPTGTNNNTFVVDNTAPSGYLVTIDQSVINANNDDVMSFTFAGAEIGATYNYTFTSSGGAGSVTGSGTIATATDQITGLDLTGLADGTISLSVTLTDVNGNTGSATTDTETKETVAPTVSLSTTSSNPTSDNPIPVTITFSEEVSGFVVGDITVGNGTATNFNTTDNIVFTADINPTGSNVTVDIASGVSQDLAGNNNDTALQFSIQYDEIDASISQVISPVTQFDITTTIVEVEVSNMGTVPLTNIPLTLSVTFNGTLLGTSSGTVLANVLPGTSTNFTFPDNFDFSKDGNYKLTVTSKVTSDADASNDSIVFIIGNRSRVTAPLSEDFESIVTTGTGSVLLTVQEDRFYFDGLIGWEYDQVTSGGRFSVRNDYTRNSRQMVTLDNPGGNSFNEVTVNLDLSSFDINNPADDIRLYFSWYDHGDEGDVRDVVEFRTNESDPFIEIYDFATNSNNGSWTDVQGIDIDQILRDNALNFTSTCQLRFSQNDNFPVNTDGISIDNVFLGKVIPATAPAVTASLTVAENVAIGTSVGTISVDNGSGIFISANPNIGDHFVINPVTLEVTTRADVDFEDIIANNGGSNILNLNDTLTDEVFGGDVIIPIVITVTNENDAPTLSTATAQSVDEDNSLQFGVAMTDASDVDGDNLYLIVESGANYTVSDSSITPTVNFNGTLTVPVKVTDGTDTTSSVDMIVTVNSVNDVPSLTSATAQSVDEDNSLQLGVAMTNAADIEDDALYLIVESGANYTVSDSTITPAANFHGTLTVPVKVTDGTETTASVDMTVAVNPVNDAPTLASASAQSLDEDNSLQLGMAMTDADDVDGDNLYLIVESGANYTVSDSTITPAANFHGTLTVPVKVTDGTETTASVDMTVAVNPVNDAPTLASASAQSLDEDNSLQLGMAMTDADDVDGDNLYLIVESGANYTVSDSTITPAANFHGTLTVPVKVTDGTETTASVDMIVTVDPVNDIPAITASQNFDLPTSISNGTSVGTVAATDIDAGTTFSNWTIISGNRGNVFAINPTTGEVTIQDVSALDFATASVYTLSLTVSDGTNVSGEVDVTIQDKIAPTPDVASLSAITMNCEVTTADVPTPTATDNSSGKVTVTNDVTFPITTAGTTVITWTYEDESGNTSTQTQNITVEASSIANVTFEDATVTYNGSEHSLAVSGLPSGATVSYQNNGHTAPGTYEVIATVDPNSNCASVELKATLTVEKIVQTITFSALPDLTFGGQVIQLEATGGDSGLPVTYTLSTSPSSDVATLNGSELTIEGTGTVTVTASQAGNEFYTVAADVTHTFEVTSGELFLPTLFSPNGDLTNDQFVLRGGGNISTITLSIFDRDGNEVYRSESLDELSEIGWDGTTNGTKQPQGVYIWVLKGEFTTGTPITVGGKTKGTIRLAR
- a CDS encoding formyltransferase family protein produces the protein MKNNFLKSIGTACFQLTLSVSSLSAIGSPSYYRSRRGSYGNNNIPIFQVSKENLSADLIPWLQELNPDLAICLTFPFKIPENVICTPKKGPLNIHFGPIPTYGGSDPLFWMIKNEERTATITVQQMIETMDSGPVIHREQSAIYPGENYGLLGSRLSQLSANMRGPLLEKLKRNERGTKDLPQYIM
- a CDS encoding sulfotransferase; this translates as MQKVHFISGMPRSGSTLLSSILCQNPRFHASMSSPAGSLINGVLEQIGAGSEFYSFFDDQKRKNMCNAVFNAYYEDKLQHDIIFDTNRMWTSKLHQLVELFGDFKVICCVRNPAWVMDSFEKVYRKNPFNYSKMFSPGNRHTVYSWCESMVNGGIVGAAWTALKEAYYGEYSDKLLLIDYDLLASHPEKTMKLMYQFIGEA
- a CDS encoding sugar phosphate nucleotidyltransferase translates to MEIVGLIPAGGQARRLQPLPCSKELMPIGFRQMPDGSKKPKVVAQVLLDKYAAAGASKVFFVLRDGKWDIPQYFGNGKNYRMDFAYLLMDEPHGVPYTIDQAYSFINRRKVLLGFPDILFEPKDAYSRLDSVQFGTGADLVVGGFELSSKEQAAKCDMIDFDNDGNLTDIVIKPKSTNLTYSWIIALWTPVFTEFMHGFLKKELEDREEGSKEIYLGEVFKEAIKAGLTIKTCLFPNETFKDIGTSNELSEAWKGHDY